In Drosophila santomea strain STO CAGO 1482 chromosome 2L, Prin_Dsan_1.1, whole genome shotgun sequence, a single window of DNA contains:
- the LOC120454132 gene encoding protein croquemort: protein MCCKCCGETQRKVWVFGLGSLFLVLGILVVVFWPGIADNLVVDGLTLKPGTDAYDSWLEAPIPIYLSFYMFNWTNPEDIRNPNIKPNFVEMGPYTFLEKHKKENYTFYDNATVAYYERRTWFFDPERSNGTLDDMVTAAHAITATVADEMRNQRKIVKKIINFMLNYEGGKLFVTKPVGEWIFEGYQDNITDFLNLFNTSMIDIPYKRFGWLADRNESLTYDGLFTIHTGTDDISNLGRLTHWNGKPETGFYKKPCGVVNGTTGDLFPPKMNVNDEITIFATDACRFMNLSPRGTFENHGLTATKWVGTEETLDSGENYPNQACFCDEARFDECPKTGVVECKECRDKAPIYSSFPHFYLADQSYIDAVSGMKPEKEKHEFFLAVEPTTGVPVQVHGRIQINMMIEPDDDYDIYRGVQKVLMPMFWFDQYAELSSELASKAKLAINLSSYGIIFGYSLIAFASVFLITGVTLTVTKKWVRRTPEDEDMLTN, encoded by the exons ATGTGCTGCAAGTGCTGCGGAGAAACTCAACGCAAGGTCTGGGTCTTCGGCTTGGGATCGCTTTTCCTTGTGCTGGGAATACTCGTCGTGGTCTTCTGGCCGGGGATTGCAGATAACCTTGTAGTGGAT GGCCTTACCCTCAAGCCAGGCACTGATGCCTATGACAGCTGGCTGGAGGCACCCATTCCAATTTACCTGAGCTTTTACATGTTCAACTGGACGAATCCCGAGGACATACGGAACCCGAACATAAAACCAAACTTCGTAGAGATGGGTCCGTACACCTTCCTGGAAAAGCACAAGAAGGAGAACTACACCTTTTACGATAATGCGACGGTGGCATATTATGAGCGGCGCACATGGTTCTTCGATCCGGAGAGATCCAATGGCACCCTGGACGACATGGTGACTGCTGCCCATGCCATCACCGCTACGGTGGCAGATGAGATGCGAAACCAGCGCAAGATCGTCAAGAAGATCATAAACTTCATGCTGAACTACGAAGGCGGAAAGTTGTTCGTAACCAAGCCGGTGGGCGAATGGATCTTCGAGGGTTACCAGGACAACATTACCGATTTTCTAAACCTGTTCAACACCTCCATGATTGACATCCCCTACAAACGCTTCGGTTGGCTGGCGGACCGCAATGAGTCGCTGACTTACGATGGTTTGTTCACTATTCACACCGGCACAGACGATATATCTAATCTGGGTAGACTCACCCACTGGAATGGAAAGCCAGAAACTGGATTCTACAAGAAGCCTTGTGGTGTAGTTAATGGAACCACTGGCGACTTGTTCCCGCCCAAGATGAATGTAAACGATGAGATTACGATTTTTGCCACCGATGCTTGCCGATTTATGAACCTCAGTCCCCGGGGCACATTCGAGAATCACGGCCTGACCGCCACTAAGTGGGTAGGCACCGAGGAGACTCTTGACTCCGGGGAAAACTACCCTAACCAGGCCTGCTTCTGTGATGAGGCGCGATTTGATGAATGTCCCAAAACCGGCGTAGTGGAGTGCAAGGAGTGCCGAGACAAAGCACCCATTTACTCCTCCTTTCCTCACTTTTACCTAGCTGATCAGTCGTACATTGATGCTGTCAGTGGAATGAAGCCGGAGAAGGAGAAGCACGAGTTCTTCTTAGCGGTGGAACCGACCACCGGAGTGCCTGTCCAAGTGCATGGTCGCATCCAGATTAACATGATGATTGAGCCCGATGACGACTACGA caTATATCGTGGTGTGCAAAAGGTTTTAATGCCCATGTTCTGGTTCGATCAGTACGCAGAGCTTTCCTCCGAGTTGGCCTCGAAGGCCAAG TTGGCCATTAATTTGTCCAGCTACGGAATCATATTCGGCTATTCCCTGATAGCTTTCGCAAGTGTCTTTCTCATCACCGGCGTCACGCTGACTGTGACGAAAAAGTGGGTGCGACGAACTCCCGAAGATGAGGACATGCTTACCAACTAG
- the LOC120454115 gene encoding uncharacterized protein LOC120454115 isoform X1, with amino-acid sequence MSPKYHNFEIALVYFLLLIPWPPTNVIRILCSRDNSRLVRKIVRSKWTPILDKHQVKLPLECPLHPFRDVFAPRQDAKQRDRPTQWTCRKCGKSFYQEKHLDLHFDTRHKSIINQAEDAVCLADFCDIMRCEVFETEDASSLKFGDQHIVTDIEVWGDSLGQNSALAKANAAYLSLIPRTSTLGASRAAKVQNRQLLQDKPSQASKQNQSPAGERTHPQSHHHPRDRASTTANPLRLDPSPEDGSAARPRSAGEKLLNKLKELGKAHLKPVADPDASRQNETGEEEDEKGSGQSEGSGQSADEVKAEEGSGANGNGNKARANCKPEELSKLKNRCEMLLRSCIGGLLLSMSDQAFKEMEDEMNKAVCWYLTCDRYWEDGPLEPRAFPWGLIVILIFVLSTGICFCYYIIWILFDSEETTINANHYYGQGSIGAGGSIYMPGAAAGHLYHVDYATRHDLDLDAGGIAGQQQQQQHLLQEQQYYYQQQQQQQQQQQAASVRDLYPEQVQYHRHSPRHYIAEQRPVGPTVGTPTQGAVRSSSSNANTPLHHRVQHTGQHPHLQHRHSTSLAYPQDILDRRDYTSSSSRPIATNMVAGSGPGQGAGASGDAQRHYNTHPRPLETRHRHVGSSQQSLRASASTHEIVQQEAGLGQNEHYIYVTYPPDLKKRYFE; translated from the exons ATGTCGCCTAAATATCATAATTTCGAG ATTGCACTGGTCTACTTTCTGCTGCTGATACCATGGCCACCCACGAATGTAATCAGAATCCTTTGCTCGCGAGATAACAGCCGACTGGTGCGCAAAATAGTGCGCTCCAAATGGACTCCCATTCTGGACAAGCATCAG GTGAAGCTGCCGCTGGAGTGCCCGCTGCATCCGTTCCGGGATGTTTTTGCCCCCCGGCAGGATGCCAAGCAGAGGGATCGACCTACTCAGTGGACGTGCAGGAAATGTGGGAAGAGCTTTTACCAGGAGAAGCACTTGGACTTACATTTCGACACGCGCCACAAGAGCATCATCAATCAG GCGGAGGATGCCGTTTGTCTGGCCGACTTCTGCGACATCATGCGGTGTGAGGTTTTCGAAACGGAGGACGCATCCAGCCTGAAGTTTGGTGACCAGCACATTGTCACGGACATCGAGGTGTGGGGCGACTCCCTGGGTCAGAATTCCGCGTTGGCCAAAGCGAATGCTGCCTACTTGAGCTTAATACCTAG AACTTCCACATTGGGTGCCTCGCGTGCCGCCAAAGTACAAAACCGTCAATTACTTCAAGACAAGCCAAGCCAGGCCAGCAAGCAGAATCAGTCACCGGCAGGTGAGCGAACACATCCCCAATCCCACCACCATCCCCGAGATCGTGCATCCACCACAGCCAATCCCCTTCGCCTAGATCCATCGCCGGAGGACGGGTCGGCGGCCAGGCCGAGATCGGCGGGCGAGAAGCTGCTTAACAAGCTTAAGGAGCTGGGCAAGGCGCACCTAAAGCCGGTAGCGGATCCGGATGCCAGCAGGCAGAACGAGAcgggcgaggaggaggacgagaaGGGGAGTGGACAGTCCGAGGGCAGCGGCCAGTCTGCTGATGAGGTCAAGGCGGAGGAGGGATCGGGTGCTAATGGAAACGGAAACAAGGCCAGAGCCAATTGCAAGCCGGAGGAGCTGAGTAAGCTGAAGAACCGCTGCGAGATGCTGCTGAGGAGCTGCATCGGAGGATTGCTTCTGTCCATGTCGGATCAGGCCTTCAAGGAGATGGAAG ATGAAATGAACAAAGCCGTGTGCTGGTACTTGACGTGCGATCGTTACTGGGAGGATGGACCCTTGGAGCCCCGAGCCTTCCCCTGGGGTCTAATCGTGATCCTAATCTTCGTGCTCTCCACGGGGATATGCTTCTGCTACTACATTATCTGGATCCTGTTCGA CTCCGAAGAAACGACAATCAACGCGAACCACTACTACGGCCAGGGATCCATAGGCGCCGGCGGGAGCATCTACAtgccaggagcagcagcgggTCATCTCTACCATGTGGACTATGCCACGCGGCACGACCTCGACCTGGACGCCGGCGGGATAGctggtcagcagcagcaacagcagcacctgCTTCAGGAGCAGCAGTACTActaccaacagcagcagcagcagcaacagcagcagcaggcggcaTCCGTTCGGGATTTGTACCCGGAGCAGGTGCAGTATCACCGCCACAGTCCGCGGCACTACATCGCCGAACAGCGTCCGGTGGGGCCAACAGTGGGCACACCCACCCAAGGGGCCGTTCgcagcagctcctccaacGCCAACACGCCGTTGCACCATCGGGTGCAGCATACGGGACAGCATCCCCACCTGCAACATCGTCACTCGACGAGCCTGGCCTACCCACAGGACATTTTAGACCGACGCGACTATACAAGTAGCTCCTCTCGCCCGATTGCTACCAACATGGTGGCTGGATCAGGACCGGGACAAGGCGCCGGAGCTTCTGGCGATGCACAGCGTCACTACAACACGCATCCGCGGCCGCTGGAAACGAGGCATCGCCACGTGGGCTCCTCGCAGCAATCCCTTCGTGCCTCCGCCTCCACGCACGAGATTGTGCAGCAGGAGGCGGGTCTGGGTCAGAACGAGCACTACATCTACGTGACCTATCCGCCGGACCTCAAGAAGCGCTACTTCGAGTGA
- the LOC120454115 gene encoding uncharacterized protein LOC120454115 isoform X2: MSPKYHNFEIALVYFLLLIPWPPTNVIRILCSRDNSRLVRKIVRSKWTPILDKHQVKLPLECPLHPFRDVFAPRQDAKQRDRPTQWTCRKCGKSFYQEKHLDLHFDTRHKSIINQAEDAVCLADFCDIMRCEVFETEDASSLKFGDQHIVTDIEVWGDSLGQNSALAKANAAYLSLIPRTSTLGASRAAKVQNRQLLQDKPSQASKQNQSPADPSPEDGSAARPRSAGEKLLNKLKELGKAHLKPVADPDASRQNETGEEEDEKGSGQSEGSGQSADEVKAEEGSGANGNGNKARANCKPEELSKLKNRCEMLLRSCIGGLLLSMSDQAFKEMEDEMNKAVCWYLTCDRYWEDGPLEPRAFPWGLIVILIFVLSTGICFCYYIIWILFDSEETTINANHYYGQGSIGAGGSIYMPGAAAGHLYHVDYATRHDLDLDAGGIAGQQQQQQHLLQEQQYYYQQQQQQQQQQQAASVRDLYPEQVQYHRHSPRHYIAEQRPVGPTVGTPTQGAVRSSSSNANTPLHHRVQHTGQHPHLQHRHSTSLAYPQDILDRRDYTSSSSRPIATNMVAGSGPGQGAGASGDAQRHYNTHPRPLETRHRHVGSSQQSLRASASTHEIVQQEAGLGQNEHYIYVTYPPDLKKRYFE, translated from the exons ATGTCGCCTAAATATCATAATTTCGAG ATTGCACTGGTCTACTTTCTGCTGCTGATACCATGGCCACCCACGAATGTAATCAGAATCCTTTGCTCGCGAGATAACAGCCGACTGGTGCGCAAAATAGTGCGCTCCAAATGGACTCCCATTCTGGACAAGCATCAG GTGAAGCTGCCGCTGGAGTGCCCGCTGCATCCGTTCCGGGATGTTTTTGCCCCCCGGCAGGATGCCAAGCAGAGGGATCGACCTACTCAGTGGACGTGCAGGAAATGTGGGAAGAGCTTTTACCAGGAGAAGCACTTGGACTTACATTTCGACACGCGCCACAAGAGCATCATCAATCAG GCGGAGGATGCCGTTTGTCTGGCCGACTTCTGCGACATCATGCGGTGTGAGGTTTTCGAAACGGAGGACGCATCCAGCCTGAAGTTTGGTGACCAGCACATTGTCACGGACATCGAGGTGTGGGGCGACTCCCTGGGTCAGAATTCCGCGTTGGCCAAAGCGAATGCTGCCTACTTGAGCTTAATACCTAG AACTTCCACATTGGGTGCCTCGCGTGCCGCCAAAGTACAAAACCGTCAATTACTTCAAGACAAGCCAAGCCAGGCCAGCAAGCAGAATCAGTCACCGGCAG ATCCATCGCCGGAGGACGGGTCGGCGGCCAGGCCGAGATCGGCGGGCGAGAAGCTGCTTAACAAGCTTAAGGAGCTGGGCAAGGCGCACCTAAAGCCGGTAGCGGATCCGGATGCCAGCAGGCAGAACGAGAcgggcgaggaggaggacgagaaGGGGAGTGGACAGTCCGAGGGCAGCGGCCAGTCTGCTGATGAGGTCAAGGCGGAGGAGGGATCGGGTGCTAATGGAAACGGAAACAAGGCCAGAGCCAATTGCAAGCCGGAGGAGCTGAGTAAGCTGAAGAACCGCTGCGAGATGCTGCTGAGGAGCTGCATCGGAGGATTGCTTCTGTCCATGTCGGATCAGGCCTTCAAGGAGATGGAAG ATGAAATGAACAAAGCCGTGTGCTGGTACTTGACGTGCGATCGTTACTGGGAGGATGGACCCTTGGAGCCCCGAGCCTTCCCCTGGGGTCTAATCGTGATCCTAATCTTCGTGCTCTCCACGGGGATATGCTTCTGCTACTACATTATCTGGATCCTGTTCGA CTCCGAAGAAACGACAATCAACGCGAACCACTACTACGGCCAGGGATCCATAGGCGCCGGCGGGAGCATCTACAtgccaggagcagcagcgggTCATCTCTACCATGTGGACTATGCCACGCGGCACGACCTCGACCTGGACGCCGGCGGGATAGctggtcagcagcagcaacagcagcacctgCTTCAGGAGCAGCAGTACTActaccaacagcagcagcagcagcaacagcagcagcaggcggcaTCCGTTCGGGATTTGTACCCGGAGCAGGTGCAGTATCACCGCCACAGTCCGCGGCACTACATCGCCGAACAGCGTCCGGTGGGGCCAACAGTGGGCACACCCACCCAAGGGGCCGTTCgcagcagctcctccaacGCCAACACGCCGTTGCACCATCGGGTGCAGCATACGGGACAGCATCCCCACCTGCAACATCGTCACTCGACGAGCCTGGCCTACCCACAGGACATTTTAGACCGACGCGACTATACAAGTAGCTCCTCTCGCCCGATTGCTACCAACATGGTGGCTGGATCAGGACCGGGACAAGGCGCCGGAGCTTCTGGCGATGCACAGCGTCACTACAACACGCATCCGCGGCCGCTGGAAACGAGGCATCGCCACGTGGGCTCCTCGCAGCAATCCCTTCGTGCCTCCGCCTCCACGCACGAGATTGTGCAGCAGGAGGCGGGTCTGGGTCAGAACGAGCACTACATCTACGTGACCTATCCGCCGGACCTCAAGAAGCGCTACTTCGAGTGA
- the LOC120454115 gene encoding uncharacterized protein LOC120454115 isoform X3, whose translation MSPKYHNFEIALVYFLLLIPWPPTNVIRILCSRDNSRLVRKIVRSKWTPILDKHQVKLPLECPLHPFRDVFAPRQDAKQRDRPTQWTCRKCGKSFYQEKHLDLHFDTRHKSIINQAEDAVCLADFCDIMRCEVFETEDASSLKFGDQHIVTDIEVWGDSLGQNSALAKANAAYLSLIPRTSTLGASRAAKVQNRQLLQDKPSQASKQNQSPAGERTHPQSHHHPRDRASTTANPLRLDPSPEDGSAARPRSAGEKLLNKLKELGKAHLKPVADPDASRQNETGEEEDEKGSGQSEGSGQSADEVKAEEGSGANGNGNKARANCKPEELSKLKNRCEMLLRSCIGGLLLSMSDQAFKEMEDEMNKAVCWYLTCDRYWEDGPLEPRAFPWGLIVILIFVLSTGICFCYYIIWILFDHLFQLRRNDNQREPLLRPGIHRRRREHLHARSSSGSSLPCGLCHAARPRPGRRRDSWSAAATAAPASGAAVLLPTAAAAATAAAGGIRSGFVPGAGAVSPPQSAALHRRTASGGANSGHTHPRGRSQQLLQRQHAVAPSGAAYGTASPPATSSLDEPGLPTGHFRPTRLYK comes from the exons ATGTCGCCTAAATATCATAATTTCGAG ATTGCACTGGTCTACTTTCTGCTGCTGATACCATGGCCACCCACGAATGTAATCAGAATCCTTTGCTCGCGAGATAACAGCCGACTGGTGCGCAAAATAGTGCGCTCCAAATGGACTCCCATTCTGGACAAGCATCAG GTGAAGCTGCCGCTGGAGTGCCCGCTGCATCCGTTCCGGGATGTTTTTGCCCCCCGGCAGGATGCCAAGCAGAGGGATCGACCTACTCAGTGGACGTGCAGGAAATGTGGGAAGAGCTTTTACCAGGAGAAGCACTTGGACTTACATTTCGACACGCGCCACAAGAGCATCATCAATCAG GCGGAGGATGCCGTTTGTCTGGCCGACTTCTGCGACATCATGCGGTGTGAGGTTTTCGAAACGGAGGACGCATCCAGCCTGAAGTTTGGTGACCAGCACATTGTCACGGACATCGAGGTGTGGGGCGACTCCCTGGGTCAGAATTCCGCGTTGGCCAAAGCGAATGCTGCCTACTTGAGCTTAATACCTAG AACTTCCACATTGGGTGCCTCGCGTGCCGCCAAAGTACAAAACCGTCAATTACTTCAAGACAAGCCAAGCCAGGCCAGCAAGCAGAATCAGTCACCGGCAGGTGAGCGAACACATCCCCAATCCCACCACCATCCCCGAGATCGTGCATCCACCACAGCCAATCCCCTTCGCCTAGATCCATCGCCGGAGGACGGGTCGGCGGCCAGGCCGAGATCGGCGGGCGAGAAGCTGCTTAACAAGCTTAAGGAGCTGGGCAAGGCGCACCTAAAGCCGGTAGCGGATCCGGATGCCAGCAGGCAGAACGAGAcgggcgaggaggaggacgagaaGGGGAGTGGACAGTCCGAGGGCAGCGGCCAGTCTGCTGATGAGGTCAAGGCGGAGGAGGGATCGGGTGCTAATGGAAACGGAAACAAGGCCAGAGCCAATTGCAAGCCGGAGGAGCTGAGTAAGCTGAAGAACCGCTGCGAGATGCTGCTGAGGAGCTGCATCGGAGGATTGCTTCTGTCCATGTCGGATCAGGCCTTCAAGGAGATGGAAG ATGAAATGAACAAAGCCGTGTGCTGGTACTTGACGTGCGATCGTTACTGGGAGGATGGACCCTTGGAGCCCCGAGCCTTCCCCTGGGGTCTAATCGTGATCCTAATCTTCGTGCTCTCCACGGGGATATGCTTCTGCTACTACATTATCTGGATCCTGTTCGA TCATCTATTTCAGCTCCGAAGAAACGACAATCAACGCGAACCACTACTACGGCCAGGGATCCATAGGCGCCGGCGGGAGCATCTACAtgccaggagcagcagcgggTCATCTCTACCATGTGGACTATGCCACGCGGCACGACCTCGACCTGGACGCCGGCGGGATAGctggtcagcagcagcaacagcagcacctgCTTCAGGAGCAGCAGTACTActaccaacagcagcagcagcagcaacagcagcagcaggcggcaTCCGTTCGGGATTTGTACCCGGAGCAGGTGCAGTATCACCGCCACAGTCCGCGGCACTACATCGCCGAACAGCGTCCGGTGGGGCCAACAGTGGGCACACCCACCCAAGGGGCCGTTCgcagcagctcctccaacGCCAACACGCCGTTGCACCATCGGGTGCAGCATACGGGACAGCATCCCCACCTGCAACATCGTCACTCGACGAGCCTGGCCTACCCACAGGACATTTTAGACCGACGCGACTATACAAGTAG
- the LOC120454134 gene encoding dnaJ homolog shv, with translation MQLIKCLVIVQLSLLLVEESLAGRDFYKILNVKRSANTNEVKKAYRRLAKELHPDKNKDDPDASTKFQDLGAAYEVLSNPDKRKTYDRCGEECLKKEGMMDHGGDPFSSFFGDFGFNFGGDGQQQDAPRGADIVMDLYVSLEELYSGNFVEIVRNKPVTKPASGTRKCNCRQEMVTRNLGPGRFQMIQQTVCDECPNVKLVNEERTLEIEVEQGMVDGQETRFVAEGEPHIDGEPGDLIVRVQQMPHPRFLRKNDDLYTNVTISLQDALVGFSMEVKHLDGHLVPVTREKVTWPGARIRKKGEGMPNFENNNLTGNLYITFDVEFPKKDLTEEDKEALKKILDQSSINRIYNGL, from the exons ATGCAGCTAATCAAGTGCTTGGTTATTGTTCAGCTGTCCCTCTTGCTGGTGGAGGAGTCTCTTGCCGGCCGGGACTTCTACAAGATACTGAACGTCAAGAGAAGCGCCAACACGAACGAGGTGAAGAAGGCGTATCGCCGTTTGGCCAAGGAGCTGCATCCGGACAAGAACAAGGACGACCCGGATGCTTCCACGAAGTTCCAGGACCTCGGGGCGGCCTACGAAGTGCTCTCCAATCCGGACAAACGGAAGACCTACGACCGCTGTGGCGAGGAATGCCTCAAGAAGGAGGGCATGATGGACCACGGCGGTGATCCGTTCTCCAGCTTCTTTGGGGACTTCGGCTTTAACTTTGGTGGTGATGGCCAGCAGCAAGATGCCCCGCGAGGCGCCGATATCGTCATGGACCTGTACGTTTCCCTGGAGGAGCTCTACTCTGGAAACTTTGTGGAGATCGTGAGGAACAAGCCCGTTACCAAGCCCGCCTCAGGCACCAGGAAATGCAACTGCCGCCAGGAGATGGTCACCCGGAACCTTGGACCCGGACGCTTCCAGATGATCCAACAGACGGTGTGCGACGAGTGTCCCAACGTGAAGCTGGTCAACGAGGAGCGCACGCTGGAGATCGAGGTGGAACAGGGCATGGTCGATGGCCAAGAAACGAGGTTCGTGGCCGAGGGAGAGCCACATATCGATGGGGAGCCCGGCGACCTCATTGTGCGCGTTCAACAGATGCCGCATCCGCGATTCCTGCGCAAGAACGATGATCTCTACACGAACGTGACCATCAGTCTGCAGGACGCCCTCGTCGGCTTCTCCATGGAGGTCAAGCACCTTGATGGACACCTGGTGCCCGTGACGAGGGAAAAGGTCACGTGGCCCGGAGCCAGAATCCGCAAGAAGGGCGAGGGCATGCCCAACTTCGAGAACAACAACCTCACCGGCAACCTGTACATCACCTTCGATGTGGAGTTCCCCAAGAAGGATCTTACGGAGGAGGACAAGGAAG CGCTCAAAAAAATACTCGACCAATCCTCCATCAATCGCATCTACAATGGACTGTGA